CCACGTCTCGCCAATTGCACGACGCAGTGGGCCGTGGTCGGTGGACGGGTAACGGTGCATGTCGTGGACCGACCGCGTCACTGCTTCTTTCGCAGCCGCTGATGGTCCAAGCGGGTTTTCGTTCGACGACAGTTTTAACACGTTGGTCTGCCCGTCCACATGGGACGCACCGCCTACGTATAAAGCGATGTCCATAATCCCGCGCTTGGGCTTAATCTGGCTAGCCATTGTCGTGTTCCCCATTTCGTCTGGTGTTATTTAGCTGGCCTGCACCGCCCTGACCAGAGCTTATCCCCGCTGGCGCAGACGTGCGACCAAAGCGCCCCAACCGCCCGGCACAAGGATGGTTGCTGCGGCAAAGCCAAAGACGAAGCCGGCGAGTTCCGCGATCCACGACTGCCCGCCGCCAAACAACAGACCAAAGACCAATTGTAGGCCCAAAAGGAAGCCAATCAAACGGAAGGCCGTTAGTTGGTTTTGGCCCGTTTGGCCAAGGCGCAGCCACAGGATGTACGTGTATGACCCGATCAGTGCGAAGATCGCGGGATATGCCCCGAACAGCGGACTGGAATCGCGGGCGAGCAGGCAGAATATGACCGCCCCGAAGATCGACCCGCCAAAGAAGACGACCAGCGTTTTGATTGACCCGAACGCGTCCCCAACGAATTTGCCCAGCGCAAGCAAAAGCGCAATTGCAAACAACGCGTGGGTAAAGTCACCATGAACGAAGGGATAGGTCACAAAGCGTTGCACCAGATCGCGGCCATAATCGCCACGGGTTGTGATCACTTCGAGCACGAGTGGCGAGATGCCGTAGTCCTGCAACGCCCCGATCCGCCAGCCGATGCCCGTAGGCCCACCAATGATGCCAGCAGCCGCAAGCGACAACGCCCCTTCGACGACAACCATGATCAAGGCCAGCACGATAATTGCTGGCGGTAACGGGTTCACGGGCGGTTCAAAATCCGGATCGCTATGCATGGTCGTCGTTCCCCAAGGCCTGTTGAAAGTCGTGTATCTGTCTGGCATGGGTATGCGACCTCATTTCAGATGGCCAGAGTGGACCCGTCACATGACACAAACACAATTCACACCCCGCGTTTTTTCGGGGATTAAACCGTCCGGCGGTCTTACGCTGGGCAATTACCTTGGCGCGATCAAACGGTTCGTGGGTATGCAAGGCGATATGCAGACGATTTACTGCGTTGTGGACATGCATGCGATTACCGTCTGGCAAGACCCTGCAGAGCTGGCAAATGCCACACGTGAAGTGGCTGCTGGGTATCTGGCGTCCGGCCTTGATCCGGCGCAATCCATTTTGTTCAACCAGTCCGCTGTTGCGGCACATGCCGAATTAGGCTGGATTTTCAACTGTGTGGCCCGTGTCGGTTGGATGAACCGGATGACCCAGTTCAAGGACAAGGCTGGTGCGAATGCTGAGAAGGTGTCGCTTGGCCTGTACGCCTACCCTGCCCTAATGGCCGCCGATATTTTGCTGTATCACGCCACCCATGTGCCAGTGGGTGAAGACCAGAAGCAGCATGTTGAACTGACGCGCGATATCGCGAAGAAATTTAACCACGACTTCAAAAACGACTTCTTCCCTGAGACGACCCCAGTGATCGAAGGCCCCGCGACGCGGATCATGAACCTGCGCGACGGTACCAAGAAGATGTCGAAGTCCGGTGAATCGGACATGGAACGCATCAACATGACGGATGGCGCGGACCTGATCGCGAAGAAGTTCAAGAAAGCACGGACCGATCCTGATGCTTTGCCAGACACAATGGACGGTCTGAAAGACCGGCCCGAGGCAAAGAACCTCGTCGAGATTTACGCCGCTTTGGATGACCGTAGCGCCGATGATGTGATCACCGAATATGCAGGTGCCGGTTGGGGTAAATTCAAACCTGCGCTGGCGGATCTAGCTGTTGAAAAACTCAGCCCGATTTCCGGCGAAATGGCGCGCCTGATGGATGATCCTACAGAGATCGACCGGATTTTGGCGGATGGTGCTGTAAAGGCGCGCGAAATCGCAGAACCTATTTTACAGCAAACCTACGACATCGTCGGGCTGCTGCGGCCACAGCGCTAAGCTGGACACAAAAAGGGGGTGGGAGTTTCCCCCCACCCCGATCAGTTTACAATTCAGAAGGTGTTACCCTTCGTATTCTGGCTGTGCTTCTAGCGCTTCTTGGGTGCTGTCGATATAGACGCGGAAGTCGTCACCGTCGTCAGAACGTGTGATGTTCAGCTCTTCCAGCGTCACCGCAACTGGGCGTTCGCCCATGCCAAGGAAACCACCAACGTCGATCACCGCGCGGCCAATCGTGCCGTCGTCGTTCAGGATCAGTTCACTGATTTCACCCACATCTTCGTCGTTCAGGCCGTAAACGCGTGCACCGGTCAGGTCTTCCGTGGTCAGATCTTCGTTGCTGACGCGTGTGTATCCTTCACGTTCGATGTCTGGTGCCATCAACATTGGACGGTCTGCATCGTCCGTCATTGCGGCTTGGTCATCCGTCATTGTGTCTTCATCGGCATCGCTTCCAATGTAGGCTGGCGCATCTTCGATACCCGCAACGCTGGACTGTACGACAACAAAGTATTCATCGGCTTCTTCACCGTCACTGATAAACTTCAGCTCATCCATGCTGATTGAGACGTCTTTTTCGCCAATGCCGATAAAGCCACCGACGCCTACGATCACGTTTTGCACGTCACCGGCGCGGGACAGAACGATTTCATTGATCTCGCCAATGTCATCCCATTCTTTTTCACCGTCTGCTTCGACGGTCATTTCTGCGTCCACTTCGTTTTCGGATGCGTAGACACGTGCACCGATCAGTTCAGAGGCATTGAGGTTGATAGCGGAGTCGAACTCCATGTCAGAAAACACGGCTGTGTGTCCGTCGGCGTATGCAGTCGTTCCAAGTACAAGTGCTGCGGCGGTTGTTGTAAGAAAGCGTTTCATCGTATTCTCCTCAGTAGTTATCCGCTGAATTCGTCAGCGGTTACGGCTAAGCAACGACAAGCCCGGCAGATCGTTCCAAGAAAATTTCATGATTTTTCGCGGAACCCAGAAACGTGAAATTTCCGTTTGCTCTGGCACCCTTAATATATAGTGCCCCCCATTTTCCGGCGTGACTGGGCCCGCATTTGCGCAGCTTTTCGGGAACCCAATTGCCGTTCTGAAGTTGCTCCTGCGAACCTACGAAACACTGCCTTGGAGAGAGAAGATGCTTGATGTCGTTGCCCGCTGTGCGCTGTCGCCTTACCTTGCTTGGCAGGCGTATAACGTCAGGAAATCTGCGCTGAAATTGCCGGATGCGTCGGGCGAACGGTCAGGCAAACGCGGCACTGGTCCTGATCTGCGGCTTTTGATTGTGGGTGACAGTTCAGCCGCGGGTGTCGGCGCATCCCATCAAGAAGAAGCGTTATTGGGTCATATGCTGCGCCGTTTAACGCAGACCA
The Rhodobacteraceae bacterium S2214 genome window above contains:
- a CDS encoding PRC-barrel domain-containing protein, which encodes MKRFLTTTAAALVLGTTAYADGHTAVFSDMEFDSAINLNASELIGARVYASENEVDAEMTVEADGEKEWDDIGEINEIVLSRAGDVQNVIVGVGGFIGIGEKDVSISMDELKFISDGEEADEYFVVVQSSVAGIEDAPAYIGSDADEDTMTDDQAAMTDDADRPMLMAPDIEREGYTRVSNEDLTTEDLTGARVYGLNDEDVGEISELILNDDGTIGRAVIDVGGFLGMGERPVAVTLEELNITRSDDGDDFRVYIDSTQEALEAQPEYEG
- a CDS encoding rhomboid family intramembrane serine protease encodes the protein MHSDPDFEPPVNPLPPAIIVLALIMVVVEGALSLAAAGIIGGPTGIGWRIGALQDYGISPLVLEVITTRGDYGRDLVQRFVTYPFVHGDFTHALFAIALLLALGKFVGDAFGSIKTLVVFFGGSIFGAVIFCLLARDSSPLFGAYPAIFALIGSYTYILWLRLGQTGQNQLTAFRLIGFLLGLQLVFGLLFGGGQSWIAELAGFVFGFAAATILVPGGWGALVARLRQRG
- the trpS gene encoding tryptophan--tRNA ligase; this encodes MTQTQFTPRVFSGIKPSGGLTLGNYLGAIKRFVGMQGDMQTIYCVVDMHAITVWQDPAELANATREVAAGYLASGLDPAQSILFNQSAVAAHAELGWIFNCVARVGWMNRMTQFKDKAGANAEKVSLGLYAYPALMAADILLYHATHVPVGEDQKQHVELTRDIAKKFNHDFKNDFFPETTPVIEGPATRIMNLRDGTKKMSKSGESDMERINMTDGADLIAKKFKKARTDPDALPDTMDGLKDRPEAKNLVEIYAALDDRSADDVITEYAGAGWGKFKPALADLAVEKLSPISGEMARLMDDPTEIDRILADGAVKAREIAEPILQQTYDIVGLLRPQR